One window of the Methylovirgula sp. HY1 genome contains the following:
- a CDS encoding branched-chain amino acid ABC transporter permease, which yields MTQLILYNVFNGLIIGAFYALMALGLSLILNLSGVINFAHGGFLAIGGYLAFTLMPFVGFWGALLIAPILTAFIGIIIERWLIRPLYGRDPLYSLLLTFGLAFMIEDGTRFIWGPSTLPFAIPDWLSSPLSNQFFFLTGYRLFMVVLVTLTVVVLFVVLNKTRLGMRIRAGTLDLETVSVLGVNVRILRSLNFGLGIYMAGLAGVLAAGMLGLQPTIGSELIMPSFVAIIVGGLGSLPGTLVGGLLIGVASGLTSTFMPSASEAVIYVMMGLVLLVRPRGLFGEEGRF from the coding sequence ATGACGCAACTCATTCTCTACAACGTGTTCAATGGGCTGATTATCGGCGCGTTCTACGCGCTCATGGCACTCGGCCTGTCGCTTATCCTCAATCTCTCCGGCGTGATCAATTTCGCGCATGGCGGCTTCCTCGCCATCGGCGGCTATCTCGCCTTCACGCTGATGCCTTTCGTCGGCTTTTGGGGCGCGCTATTGATCGCGCCTATTCTCACCGCGTTCATCGGCATCATCATCGAGCGATGGCTCATCCGACCGTTGTATGGCCGCGATCCACTCTATAGCCTGTTGCTGACATTCGGTCTGGCCTTCATGATCGAGGACGGTACGCGATTCATCTGGGGGCCGAGCACTCTGCCTTTTGCGATTCCAGACTGGCTGTCGAGCCCGCTGAGCAACCAGTTTTTCTTCCTGACCGGCTATCGTCTGTTCATGGTCGTATTGGTTACGCTGACGGTGGTCGTGTTGTTCGTGGTTTTGAATAAGACGCGTCTCGGCATGCGTATCCGGGCCGGCACGCTCGATCTGGAAACCGTATCCGTGCTCGGCGTGAATGTCAGAATCCTACGCAGCCTGAATTTTGGGCTGGGCATCTATATGGCCGGGCTCGCGGGTGTTCTGGCCGCTGGAATGCTCGGGTTGCAGCCGACGATCGGCAGCGAGCTCATCATGCCGAGCTTCGTCGCCATTATCGTCGGTGGCCTTGGAAGTCTGCCGGGCACGTTAGTCGGCGGCCTGTTGATCGGTGTCGCTTCTGGGCTCACCAGCACGTTCATGCCTTCGGCGAGTGAAGCGGTGATTTATGTCATGATGGGGCTTGTTCTTCTGGTGCGCCCACGCGGGCTTTTCGGTGAAGAAGGACGCTTTTGA
- a CDS encoding branched-chain amino acid ABC transporter permease has product MDQRYQKYAANALIWLLLLTMPFWMNAIGGYTQLGTRVLVMALAATALNFLLGYTGVLSLGHAAYFGIGVYGAGLTIKYLIPSTLVGMGVGILAAIAAAAVIGLLIVHLRGIYFAMVTIAFGQVFYFIAYRWNDVTGGDDGLSGWKRLPVDLGFAKIDILHNQLAFYYFVLFFFGVAVAVMAGLLRSPFGRTLLAIRENERRARFLGIPVDRHIWFSWLVSCAFVGLAGTLYALLNNFADPHDLRWDQSGDFVIMAVLGGMRSFWGPLIGAAIFVVLQDYVSSLTQNWMSFIGLFFVLVVLFFPRGVLGILRRKAAQ; this is encoded by the coding sequence ATGGACCAGCGGTACCAAAAATACGCCGCCAATGCCCTAATCTGGTTGTTGCTGCTGACCATGCCATTCTGGATGAATGCGATTGGCGGCTATACTCAGCTCGGCACGCGGGTGCTGGTCATGGCGCTTGCCGCCACCGCCCTGAACTTTTTGCTCGGTTACACCGGCGTTCTGTCATTGGGCCATGCCGCCTATTTCGGGATCGGCGTCTATGGTGCGGGACTGACGATCAAATATCTGATTCCGAGCACGCTCGTCGGCATGGGCGTCGGCATTTTGGCGGCGATCGCGGCCGCGGCAGTTATCGGATTGCTGATCGTTCACCTGCGCGGAATTTATTTTGCGATGGTGACCATTGCTTTCGGTCAGGTGTTTTATTTCATCGCTTACCGATGGAACGATGTCACCGGCGGCGACGACGGTCTCTCGGGTTGGAAGCGGTTGCCGGTCGATCTCGGCTTCGCTAAGATCGATATTCTCCACAATCAGTTGGCGTTCTATTATTTCGTTCTCTTCTTCTTTGGCGTGGCCGTTGCGGTTATGGCGGGGCTATTGCGCTCGCCATTCGGCCGCACGCTTTTGGCCATCCGCGAGAACGAGCGCCGTGCCCGCTTTCTCGGTATTCCGGTCGACCGTCACATCTGGTTTTCCTGGCTCGTTTCCTGCGCGTTCGTCGGCCTTGCTGGAACGCTTTACGCACTGCTCAACAATTTCGCCGATCCGCATGATCTGCGCTGGGATCAATCGGGTGATTTCGTCATCATGGCTGTGCTCGGCGGCATGCGATCGTTCTGGGGACCGCTTATCGGTGCTGCGATCTTCGTCGTCCTGCAGGATTATGTTTCCAGCCTCACCCAGAATTGGATGTCGTTCATCGGATTATTTTTCGTGCTCGTCGTCCTTTTCTTCCCGCGCGGCGTGCTCGGGATCTTGCGTCGGAAGGCTGCCCAATGA
- a CDS encoding ABC transporter ATP-binding protein, giving the protein MSLLRVENVSKRFGSLVAVSEVSLTVEPGELRAVIGPNGAGKTTFFNLISGFLTPTSGRIIFDGAEVTHLPPARRVWRGMARTFQITEIFPELPVFENLQIAVEVAAGLRLRIWTSRAEKNAVRQRTEELLEMSGLSSKGNRLVGELSHGDQRTTEIMMALALKPRLLLLDEPTAGMGDQETYDITQLIKKLHKSEKLSMVLIEHDMRVILHLADRIMVLAEGNVLAEGTPKEVTANEAVQTAYLGTAAA; this is encoded by the coding sequence ATGAGCCTGCTCCGTGTTGAAAACGTCTCGAAGCGTTTTGGCAGTTTGGTCGCGGTCAGTGAAGTATCCCTAACGGTCGAGCCCGGCGAATTGCGGGCTGTGATTGGACCCAATGGGGCTGGCAAGACCACTTTCTTCAATCTTATAAGTGGATTTTTGACGCCGACGTCGGGCCGCATCATCTTCGACGGGGCGGAAGTCACGCATCTTCCGCCGGCGCGACGTGTCTGGCGCGGCATGGCGCGTACTTTTCAAATCACCGAAATCTTTCCCGAGCTGCCGGTTTTCGAAAACCTGCAGATTGCGGTCGAGGTGGCTGCGGGCTTGCGTCTGCGCATTTGGACGTCTCGGGCGGAGAAGAATGCGGTGCGGCAACGTACGGAGGAACTGCTCGAGATGAGTGGCTTGAGCAGCAAGGGCAATCGGCTGGTGGGCGAACTCAGCCACGGCGACCAGCGCACCACCGAAATCATGATGGCGCTTGCCCTGAAGCCGCGCCTGCTCCTCTTGGATGAGCCGACAGCGGGTATGGGCGATCAAGAGACTTATGACATCACCCAGCTCATCAAAAAGCTGCACAAGAGTGAGAAGCTTTCGATGGTGCTCATCGAACACGACATGCGCGTCATCCTCCATCTTGCCGATCGGATCATGGTTCTCGCGGAGGGAAATGTGCTGGCCGAGGGAACGCCTAAGGAAGTCACCGCCAACGAGGCCGTGCAGACGGCTTACCTCGGAACTGCAGCAGCATGA